The following proteins are co-located in the Scomber scombrus chromosome 2, fScoSco1.1, whole genome shotgun sequence genome:
- the LOC133989658 gene encoding ATP-sensitive inward rectifier potassium channel 12-like, which yields MVGTARPNLHYCPRRHSLMITSAMGAVRVNRYSIVSTDEDAVKISTLGLHNGHSPLTQQTLLGACMRGEDGGGGECPGSDEGRGALSLRVTNEPIVHNSCRASPSCRLGLDLGTGRLRSRFVKKNGQCNVVFNNMEGKPQRYLADIFTTCVDIRWRYLLLIFTTTFLLSWLLFGLVFWGVALAHGDFEIRLPMKEGDARSTTEEGPDEWRPCILHIQGFIGAFLFSIETQTTIGYGFRCVTEECPVAVVTVVVQSIVGCIIDSFMIGTIMAKMVRPKKRAQTLLFSHHAVISLRDGKLCLMWRLGNMRKSHIVEAHVRAQLIKPHVTAEGEYLPLEQKDIDVGYDDGLDRLFLVSPLVVVHEINKNSPLYNMSHNDLQKEDFEIVVILEGMVEATAMTTQARSSYLAKEIMWGHRFEPVVFEKSDRYHVDYSRFHKTYEVPSTPHCSARELSQMMGRGRQSSSSTTSYSRSPSPFAPRAARHLLGPHSPSAFCYENEVALCCGDDDEEEDEKNEAVSLSIRGDIEAKLRDDIHLGFKETFVEEQTVEMLCVLDTENQMSLDRLQPTLPLYISRESGV from the exons ATGGTTGGAACTGCCCGCCCCAACCTACATTACTGCCCCCGCAGACACAGCCTGATGATCACCAGTGCCATGGGAGCGGTGCGAGTCAACAG ATACAGCATTGTTTCCACAGATGAAGATGCCGTGAAGATCTCCACCCTGGGCCTCCACAATGGCCATAGTCCTCTGACTCAGCAGACACTATTAGGGGCCTGCATGCGAGgtgaagatggaggaggaggagagtgtcCAGGAAGTGATGAAGGAAGAGGTGCATTGTCTCTGAGAGTCACAAATGAGCCAATCGTCCACAACAGCTGCCGTGCTTCACCCTCATGTCGCCTGGGCCTGGATCTGGGCACCGGCCGCCTGCGCAGCCGCTTTGTGAAGAAGAATGGCCAGTGCAACGTGGTGTTCAATAACATGGAGGGTAAGCCACAGAGATACCTGGCTGACATTTTCACCACATGTGTGGACATACGCTGGCGCTACCTGCTGCTTATCTTCACCAccaccttccttctgtcttggCTGCTGTTCGGTCTGGTCTTCTGGGGAGTTGCACTGGCTCATGGAGACTTTGAAATTCGCCTTCCCATGAAGGAAGGGGATGCTCGGAGCACCACAGAGGAAGGACCAGACGAATGGCGGCCATGTATTCTCCACATTCAGGGTTTTATTGGGGCATTCCTCTTTTCCATTGAGACCCAGACCACCATTGGATATGGTTTCCGTTGTGTCACTGAAGAGTGCCCAGTTGCTGTGGTGACCGTGGTTGTCCAGTCCATCGTGGGCTGCATTATTGACTCCTTCATGATTGGCACCATCATGGCAAAGATGGTGCGACCCAAGAAGAGGGCACAGACCTTGCTGTTCTCGCATCATGCTGTCATCTCATTGCGTGATGGTAAGCTGTGCCTCATGTGGCGTCTGGGAAACATGCGCAAGAGCCACATAGTTGAGGCACATGTGCGTGCCCAGCTCATTAAGCCGCATGTGACAGCGGAGGGAGAGTACCTCCCTTTGGAGCAAAAAGACATTGATGTTGGCTATGATGATGGACTGGATCGGCTGTTTCTGGTCTCACCGCTGGTGGTGGTCCACGAGATCAACAAGAACAGTCCGCTGTATAATATGAGCCACAATGACTTGCAGAAAGAAGACTTTGAGATTGTTGTCATCCTGGAAGGGATGGTGGAGGCCACAGCTATGACGACCCAGGCCCGTAGCTCCTACTTGGCTAAGGAGATCATGTGGGGTCATCGCTTTGAGCCTGTGGTTTTTGAGAAGAGCGACCGCTACCACGTGGACTATTCCCGCTTCCATAAAACTTATGAAGTGCCATCTACTCCTCACTGCAGTGCCAGGGAACTGAGCCAGATGATGGGTCGTGGCAGGCAGTCCTCGTCTTCCACCACCAGTTACTCCCGGTCTCCATCACCATTTGCCCCAAGGGCAGCCCGCCACCTACTGGGCCCTCACTCTCCCAGCGCTTTCTGCTACGAGAACGAGGTAGCCTTGTGCTGTggggatgatgatgaggaggaggatgagaagaaCGAGGCAGTAAGTCTAAGCATTAGAGGTGACATAGAGGCAAAGTTGAGAGATGACATTCACTTGGGATTCAAGGAAACGTTTGTGGAGGAGCAGACGGTGGAGATGCTGTGTGTGCTGGACACAGAGAACCAGATGAGCCTCGACAGACTACAGCCCACCCTACCTTTATACATCAGCAGAGAGTCAGGAGTTTAA